CGAGCATCTTCGCTATGAAGTTTCTGTTCGTGGAAAGCAACTGGGTTGGTCTGAAAAGGTCGCCAGGTAAGATGGCAATTTTATATACCTTATAAATTCATTCCATATTGAGGGATAGCAGGAGGGAAAGTCTGTATGTTCCACAGAAGATTCTACCATTACCCAAAGATTAGATTTTCTTGCCGCTTCTATGACTTACTTGCGTTTCTTGTATTGCTGTTCAGATTGTATCTGTTTTAAAGCTCCAGACTGGTGATAGTTTTATGATTACAGGGCCAAATCcaggaattttaattttttttgtctttatgtGCGGGTAAACTTTCCTTAGCTATGGTGGTACCTAAATATTGCTGGAACTTGAGGTGTGAATGGTTGTGGTCCTGTTCCTTTGTTAGTGTAGTACCACACGCGGTGCAGTAGCAGTGTGTCTTGGCTGGGATACTGGAGATCACACAGCTGGCTGATTGCCTCTGTATTGAGGTAGTTATGCCCCAGTTCAGACAAAAAgcactgtgaaataaaataccagACAAGTTACTGGTCACTGCTAATGGTGGTTGGAAATTTTGTtgtgaaaagctgctttatAGCAATAGGGCCAAAAGTTGTGAGGGATGGGGGTTGGCAAAGGAGAGGGGCACGTCTGAAGAGGAAAGGCTCAGGTTTTCCAGAGTTGCACATTTGATACGTACAGCCTGTGGGAGTGTTATTTCAGAATTTGAGAAGTTATTCTGTAACAGCTGTTGTGAGAGgagttttggtttgggttgctgttttttttctttctttctttctaaaaggTTCCACTTCAAGAAAAACCTGAGGAGGGTTATTACAGAGCTGTACATTCGAGACAACTGCCATCCCTTCAAAGCCACGTTGCTGGTGTGGGTACAGATCCCGATGTGGGTTTGCGTGTCCCTCGCTTTGCGCAACTGCAGTGTTGGTGCCATGAGCTCAGAAGGTGATTCATCTGAACAGACACACTCTTTTAACAGtcatttttcattcagttgCTGTTTTTACAGACGCTTCTTTGGTTAAAGTACACCATCTCCTGCGCTTGACATATAAGCTGATACAAAGAATACTCCACTGCTAAGTTTTTAAACAATACAGTTTTAGGCATggataaatataaaaataaaattcaaaggcTTTGATTAGGTACATTGGGCATGTTGTACTGGATTAAACTGCACTGTATGTAATCAAAGAACTTGTGTCTGGACCCCACCTGTACTTTTCTTTGGTTTGAACTCTTCCAGCAGGGATTTGCAGCATCCAGAGCATCACTGGTCTCTTATATGTTCTCATTATTTGTAATAGTGCTGTGAGCTTTGCAGGATGCCTCTTCAAAAGCAGTATCAAGAGTCTGAGCTCTGGGAACAACGTGAGGCATTTTGTTAGGCTGTGTGAGcgtttaattattttttgtttttctgaagaaaggtttactggggggtgggtgggaattGTCTTGGGATTTTTCTGGTTCACAAGACAAGGATATTTAGCAAGTAATACTACCTGTACCACAGCACATTCCCtattaatctgtattttttttcttccatgtgaaTTTTCAAATGGAGTACTGTAGACAAGATGAAtgcatgggggttttttttaataaaaatatgggtgtttttattttgtagaaagCAGTTTATAGTTTGTTCTtctaaagcaggggtcctcaaactttttaaacgGGGCCGGagcgtggatgaagtggcaggcagccatctgcggctgcttggttttcccccccccaacccgggggggggggggggcggagggtCTGTAAACACCGGGGGCCAGACTaaggaccctggggggccgtatccagcccacgggccatagtttgagcACCCCTgttctaaagaaaaatgcaacaagTTATATGGTtactaagaaaaatgtaattatttccaaaatctAAAGTGTGTACTCACTGTAGGTTACTGCATTGCGTATTTTCCTCACTGGCTTGTAAAATGGTGGTTGAGATCAAGCTAGTTTTTATCGCAGGTTTACCTGAGTCAGTGGCTGTCATTAGCTAAGCTGGATCTCACCTGGTGTCTCCCACCATTCTTTACTTGTGTTGATAGCAGGATGCCTTGACATGCAAGCTGTTAAACCAAAGTTTCCTGCTTTCATAGTATTTCTTGTGTAGATAAAGTGTACCTAGAAGCTTGGATGATTTGGTTGTAATACATGGTACAGTTCTGACCAGCTTGAGGTAGCAAATCATACTTAATTCcgtattttctttatttttatagttcAGGGACAGTTTTCAGCAGGAGGAGCATTGTGGTTTACAGACCTCACGGCACCAGATTCTACGTGGATTTTGCCAGTTTTGCTTGGGCTTGTGAATTTGCTGATAGTGGAGGTACGTTGATGGAATAAATAGAATGATTGGAAagggattatttcttttttctagaaCTGTGAGGCAGTGTTACCCACTTATAAAACACAGTAATGTAAGGGTGATCTCAGCTTATCGGTGCTTTAAATGCATTGGGCAGcactcaaaaataatttgttgtgtGCATTTGAAT
The Falco rusticolus isolate bFalRus1 chromosome 1, bFalRus1.pri, whole genome shotgun sequence genome window above contains:
- the LOC119150066 gene encoding cytochrome c oxidase assembly protein COX18, mitochondrial isoform X2 is translated as MQLENLQPEIKKLAEHLRYEVSVRGKQLGWSEKVARFHFKKNLRRVITELYIRDNCHPFKATLLVWVQIPMWVCVSLALRNCSVGAMSSEVQGQFSAGGALWFTDLTAPDSTWILPVLLGLVNLLIVEIFASQKMDVSRFQKLATNFFRVVSVVMIPVAATVPSSMSLYWLSSSFVGLSHNLLLRSPTFRRLCCIPRTKSDSDTPYRDIVSALTTKYSFKK